GCCTGCGGCACACGGAGGGGCCCGGGGGCTGCGTGGGCCCGGTGCTGGCCCCTGCCGTGTCACAGCGTGACTCGGTGCCGGTACCGGGTGCTGCCGGTGACACCGTGTGGGCgaggagctgcaggctggggggTGCCACCCCCCTCCCGGCCCCCATTGGCAGCTCTCCTCTCGCCCACCCGTGAcgtgccatgggcagagccCCCTATTTATCCCCGCACCGAAGCCTGCACCCCGGTTCTTCACCTCCCGGCAGCCGCAAGCACCGAGGGTTGCTCAGCCCCCGGCTCCGCACCCGAGGGCTCAGCAGGTCTGTGCCCTGCGGCACCCGGCCCCGGGGGTCCTGGGGGGGGCTGCTGCGCCCCATCCTCACCCAGCTGGGAGAGGgcggaagggaggaggaggaggatggtggTGAAGGCACCGGGGAGGAGATAGGGGGTGAAGATGCTGCTTGAATTCGGCTTGGGGAGGGCTGGGTTGGCAAAGATGCGTGTGCCAATGTGTGCCAATGTGTGTGCCAGTGTGTGCCAATGTGTGTGCCAATGTGTGCCAATGCACGTGCCAATGTGTGCCAATGCGTGTGCCAGTGTGTGCCAATGTGTGTGCCAATGCGTGCCAATGCACGTGCCAATGTGTGCCAATGCGTGTGCCAGTGTGTGCCAATGCATGTGCCAGTGTGTGCCAATGTGTGTGCCAATGTATGTGCCAATGCACGTGCCAGTGTGTGCCAATGCATGTGCCAGTGTGTGCCAATGTGTGTGCCAATGTGTGCCAATGCACGTGCCAGTGTGTGCCAGGGGACACGCGAGTGTGCCCTCATCCAGGTGAATGTGCACGACTGAGCCCGAGCTGGCGTTTGCATGGTTCCGGCTGCTGTGAGTGCACGAAGGGGGCACCACGGCCACGAGGGGCGGGTacgggacccccccccccccgtgtcccTCCGTGATGCACCCCCATAAGATGCTCCCGCACCCCTGAGAGGCACCCCCAGACgcgttcccccccccccccccccccattctcaGCGCTTATCCCGGTCCCGGACTCTCCCCGGGCCGCCCCGCAGAGGGGGCGCTGGCTCGGGGGGCCCCCGGGCCCCTCCGCTCCGCCGCTGACCGCCACCCCCAGGCCCCCCCCCCGGACGATGAGGACCCTCCCGGTGCTGACGGCGCTGCTCGCCCTGGCGCTGCCGCTCGCCCTCGCCCGCcgcccccccgccgccgccccgccgggccccgcaCAGGTAGCGCCGTCGGGGGGAAGAAGCCGCGGGGGGACCCCGGTTTCCCCCACTCCGCTTCCCCctccattccccccccccccccgtccttCACCCGCTTCGCTTCCCGCAGGGGATCCCCGACCCGGAGCCGGTGCCCCGCAGAGCCCGCGGCAGCCCCGGGCCCGTCTATGccgctctgctgcagctgctgcggGAGGAGGACGCCGGTGagcgccgggggggggggggccggggggggtgggggggggctcGGTCCCTCCGGTCCTTCCCGGCCGCTCTCACCCGCTTCGGTCTCTTGCAGGTCCCCCCTCGCCCGCGGCTCTGCAGAAGCGTAAGTCCCGGCCGgtgccggggccggggccggtgcCGGTGGCGGCGGCGCAGCCGGGCCCCGCGGCGCTGACGGCGGCTCTCTCCGCAGGGGACATGCACGACTTCTTCGTGGGGCTCATGGGGAAGCGGGCGGCGGAGCCCGGGCGGCCGGCGGGGGGGGACAGCGGCGGCCGGTGCCCACGGTGCTCCCCGGCGTGACCGCGGGCAGAGCCGgggatggggcggggggggggggatacgACGGCGTGGACGGGGCCGTGTCCTGTGTCCCGGTGCGGGCCCCGGCCGTGTCGCGGTGTCCCGGTCGCGCCGCCGCTCACGGAGCCGTCGGGGCCACGCAGCCGTGTCCGAGCGGAGCCGGTGTACGGAGCCCACGAACAAACACCCGTGCCCGTGCCGGGCGCTCTCTGTGTCTTGGCTGCGCCGCGCTGGGACCCacggaggtggtggtggtggtgggagggggggggggatgaacGAACCCACGGGGATGGGGCTGCGGGTCCCGTCCGTGACCCCCGGTAACCGAAGCCCGtggccgccccggccccgctcagCGTCCTCCAAGCCGCATGCGGGCGCTGTGGCCCCGCCGCACGCAGGGCGGACGGAAGCGGCTCCGGCGGCGGCCCGGGGCGGGTCGGCGCCTTTGTGTGAGCCGAGCCGGGATGGTGCGGGGCAGCGGCCGGGTAAGGAccccgccggccccgccgcaaCCCCCGCGGggcccccccccctccctcgGGCCTCCCGTTACCCCCCCCCCTCGGGGCCCttctgctcccccccccccccccatcctcgTGGGTCACCGCATCCCCGGGGGCCCCCGTTCCCCCCCTCCCGCGGTCCCCGGTGCCCTCCGCGTTGCCCCCGTTCTCCCGGGGTTATCCGGACACCCCCGCGGGCAGCGGAGCTCCTCTGCCCgctcccggcccccccccccagcccttcccggCTCCGTCCCGACCCGGGGATGCCCCCGCGCTGCCCAAGTGCAGCGTTTCCCCTGCGGAGCCTTCCTCGgccatcctcatcctccttcGCCTCCATCACCGGGGGGAGCCGGCCCGGCTTCGGCTCCTCTTTGCCTCTTAGCGCAGGATAAAGCCCGGACCCCAAAGTCCCGCTTGTGGGGTCGCAGGGAGGGAGAGGTGcggggctggggatggagctccCTGGCGCTGTGGCCCCGTGTGGCCCGGGGCCCCCCCGTGAGTGCGATGGGGACAAAGGTGGAAGGAGGAGCTCAGGTGGGGATTGCCGGTGCCATGGGGCGGGCAGCCTGGGGATGCTGCACAAACTGGGCCACGCAGCGGAGGAGTCCCCCGGGAGCCAGGGAAGCTGGTGTGGAGGGGAGGATTCCCACCTGGAAACCTGCTGCGTGGGTCCGGGGGGGATGCGGAGCAaggggctggaggggctggAGGTGAAGCCAACCAGCGAGCAGAGCCTGAATGGATGGAACAGGCACCACTTGGGGCTGGGGCCCTCTGTCCATGCCCAGGCAGAAGTGGGAACCTGAGGCTGTTGCTGGCACGGCCAGTGATGGTTTGCTTTGTCCCTTCGCCCCCAGAGCATCCCACGATGGGTTCTGGTCCATCTCCCTCTAAGCAGCTCCACTGCTGCTTCCGTTACTCATCGGGAAGGTGGGGGATCCGAGGCGTGACGGCAGCGATGTTCTTTGGTGCCATCCCGTGTCTCCCTTTCTCTAGAGCCCCTTGCCCTGCCAGTCTGTGGATGCCCGCAGCTGCTGAATGCGTGAAGAAGAAGCCGACCCAGGAGAAGGACTCTTAAGCAGCTAAGATGGGCATGAGGATCAAGCTGCACAGCACCAATCACCCCAACAACCTGCTGAAGGAACTCAACAAGTGCCGGCTCTCCGAGACCATGTGCGACGTTACCATCCTGGTGGGCACCCGCTCCTTCGCTGCACACAAAGCCGTCCTGGCTTGCGCTGCGGGTTACTTCCAGAACCTCTTCCTGAACACGGGGCTGGATGCCGCCCGGACCTACGTGGTGGATTTCATCACCCCGGCCAACTTCGAGAAGATCCTCAGCTTCGTGTATACCTCCGAGCTCTTCACAGACCTCATCAATGTGGGTGTCATCTACGAGGTGGCCGAGAGGCTGGGCATGGAGGACCTGCTGAAGGCTTGTCACTCCACCTTCCCCGACCTGGAGAGCTCCGCCATCACGAAGCAGCCCTCCCTGTCCATGAGCGAAGGGCGGTCGGGGCCCCTGAGCAGCACCTCCTCGGAGCAGAGCCATTCCTTGGGTGACATCCGGAGCACGGGGGAGCATTTCGGCCCGGAAAGGAATTACGCCTTGCACGGGGAAGCGGCCGGCGGCTACAGAGAGGATGAGAGGACGACAGTGAGTGAAAGCAGCCAGACTCTTCCCGTCATGCACCCGCAGCAGCCTCCCAAGGCGGAACAGGAACCGGATCAAGGGCAGTTTGCTCTTGCCACGAGCATGGTGGCCCAGCCCGTGAGCATCGTGGTGCAGAGCGCCGCGAGCTCCTGCCAGCAGTATAAGGTGCAGAGCAACGGTGACTACAGCAAGGGCAGCTTCTTCACCGCTGATCCTTCCCTGGATGTCTCGACGGGGAGCAACTCGTGTCCCAGCAACAGCGACCCCTCCAAAGAGCAGGGCTTTGGGCAGATGGATGAGCTTCAACTGGAGGACTTGGCCGAGGACGAGCTGCATTTCGAGGATGCCAGTGAAGAGCTGGCCCCGTCGGAAGAAGTTATTGAGCTGAGTGACGACAGCGAGGAGGAGCTGGCCTTTGAGAGCGACAGCAGGGACAGCAAGGCCATGCCCTGCCAAGTGTGCAAGAAGGTCCTGGAGCCCAACATCCAGCTCATCCGCCAGCACGCCCGAGACCACGTCGACCTCCTCACCGGCAACTGCAAGGTCTGCGAGACCCACTTCAAGGACCGCAACTCCAGGGTCACCCACGTCCTGTCCCACATCGgcatcttcctcttctcctgcgACATGTGCGAGACCAAGTTCTTCACGCAGTGGCAGCTGACCCTGCACCGCCGGGAGGGGGTCTTTGACAACAACGTCATCGTCCACCCCAGCGACCCCCTCCCCAGCAAGGGCCCCGCGTTCGGACCGGCCTCGGAGCTCTCCTGTGCTGCGTGCGGGAAGCCTTTGGCCAAGGATTTCCACTCCGTCCGCAACCACATCCTGGAGCACGTGAACTTGAAAAGCCAAACGTGCGGCGTGTGCGACCAGAGGCACCTcagcctctgcagcctcctGTGGCACGGCCTGGCCCACTTGGGCATCTCGGTCTTCTCCTGCTCCGTTTGTGCCAGCAGCTTCGTGGATCGGCACCTCCTGGAGAAGCATTTGGTCGTGCACCAGAGCGCGGAGGAGGCTCTGTTCCGGTGCCACTTCTGCGGGCAGAGCTTCAAGCTGGAAGCTGCCTATCGCTACCACGTCAGCCAGCACAAGTGCGGGAGCAGCCTGGACCTGCGCCCGGCTTTCGGGGAGCGCCTCCAGCATCAGagcctgcagaagaggaagGGGCCGGAGGAGTTCCTGAGCGAAGACCTGGCGCTGCCCAACCAGCCGGGCAACAGCAAATACAGCTGCAAGGTGTGCGGGAAGAGGTTCGCCCACACCAGCGAGTTCAACTACCACCGGCGCATCCACACCGGCGAGAAGCCCTACCAGTGCAAAGTGTGCCACAAGTTCTTCCGCGGCCGCTCCACCATCAAGTGCCACCTGCGGACGCACTCGGGGGCCCTCATGTACCGCTGCACGGTGTGCGGGCACTACAGCTCCACGCTCAACCTCATGAGCAAGCACATAGGGGTGCACAAAGGCAGCCTCCCCCCGGACTTCACCATCGAGCAGACTTTCATGTACATCATCCATTCCAAAGAGGCGGAGAAGAACGCCGATAGCTGATGGGGTGAGGCAGGGCAGGGCCAGCGAAGGAGCTGCGGAGGAACTGGCACCGAGCTCGTCCCGTGCGCGGGACACGGAa
This genomic window from Lathamus discolor isolate bLatDis1 chromosome 23, bLatDis1.hap1, whole genome shotgun sequence contains:
- the TAC3 gene encoding tachykinin-3 encodes the protein MRTLPVLTALLALALPLALARRPPAAAPPGPAQGIPDPEPVPRRARGSPGPVYAALLQLLREEDAGPPSPAALQKRDMHDFFVGLMGKRAAEPGRPAGGDSGGRCPRCSPA
- the ZBTB39 gene encoding zinc finger and BTB domain-containing protein 39, with the translated sequence MGMRIKLHSTNHPNNLLKELNKCRLSETMCDVTILVGTRSFAAHKAVLACAAGYFQNLFLNTGLDAARTYVVDFITPANFEKILSFVYTSELFTDLINVGVIYEVAERLGMEDLLKACHSTFPDLESSAITKQPSLSMSEGRSGPLSSTSSEQSHSLGDIRSTGEHFGPERNYALHGEAAGGYREDERTTVSESSQTLPVMHPQQPPKAEQEPDQGQFALATSMVAQPVSIVVQSAASSCQQYKVQSNGDYSKGSFFTADPSLDVSTGSNSCPSNSDPSKEQGFGQMDELQLEDLAEDELHFEDASEELAPSEEVIELSDDSEEELAFESDSRDSKAMPCQVCKKVLEPNIQLIRQHARDHVDLLTGNCKVCETHFKDRNSRVTHVLSHIGIFLFSCDMCETKFFTQWQLTLHRREGVFDNNVIVHPSDPLPSKGPAFGPASELSCAACGKPLAKDFHSVRNHILEHVNLKSQTCGVCDQRHLSLCSLLWHGLAHLGISVFSCSVCASSFVDRHLLEKHLVVHQSAEEALFRCHFCGQSFKLEAAYRYHVSQHKCGSSLDLRPAFGERLQHQSLQKRKGPEEFLSEDLALPNQPGNSKYSCKVCGKRFAHTSEFNYHRRIHTGEKPYQCKVCHKFFRGRSTIKCHLRTHSGALMYRCTVCGHYSSTLNLMSKHIGVHKGSLPPDFTIEQTFMYIIHSKEAEKNADS